From Anopheles funestus chromosome 3RL, idAnoFuneDA-416_04, whole genome shotgun sequence, a single genomic window includes:
- the LOC125771932 gene encoding phospholipid-transporting ATPase ABCA3-like isoform X4 translates to MASTSRWSKFVLLLWKNWIIQKRHYIQTVFEILIPVLCCAMLIVVRGLVDPDQVLKPTIFDRLHIGSLTDLEGVFPPVTFSVAYSPRNAMLEKLLEDALQDEIKTFRNVALIPTENARELESRLMQSNYIGGIEFSDSYANRTDLPQKLRFAVRLPGELRFTGWTFGNWRTNFMVVPFVQGLRNANQSDGGSPNYYREGFLSLQAAISRTFIRRQSAQYALPDVSLQRFPYPPYYEDLVLVAMERLLPMIILISFFYTCINTVKFITIEKEKQLKEAMKIMGLPNWLHWTAWFVRCVILLLITISLLVFLISANLTSNTDLSVIEYADWTVLWFFFFTYILVTICFCFMMSVFFDKANTAAGIAGLMWFLFAIPFNIAVQNYDEMAMGTKIVSSLLSNTAMSFGIMNMIRLEANQVGLQWSNLFSSPSMGDEFSVGLVMVMFVVDALLYLAIALYVEQVMPGEFGVAKPWYFLFTRDFWKRNRIEDGPGERQKMESSVYFEQEPNIERAGVRIVNLRKVYGKKVAVEGLNLNMFDGQITVLLGHNGAGKTTTMSMLTGMFSPTSGTALVNGYDIRKDIEGVRFSLGLCPQHNVLFNELTVAEHLKFFSQLKGVPGDKTANEIEKYVTLLELTDKRNAQSHTLSGGMKRKLGVGIALCGGSRVVLLDEPTSGMDPSARRALWDLIQKEKVDRTVILSTHFMDEADVLGDRIAIMAEGKLRAIGSPFFLKKSLGAGYRLICVKASNCDKQRVVAILRKYIPDVRIETDIGTELSFVLREGYLKVFQPMLEELEDNMGSCGISSYGISLTTMEEVFLRAGSDSHNTDHSMTATNDHGSVDMSESSDIYSLEGLTLLDGSKRLFQQIYAQFYKKFLTTIRSWITLSLQMLIPVLFVLLSYLIYLNSSAGRDLPELKLNFDGYTASLTVLETTDGQEAVTAAFRERFRQEPQVHQLVVIEEDMTTYILNKAAQDIAAFNTRYWVGASLNSSICTAWFNNKAYHSAPLAVNLIYNAILQSLCPDCELQISNKPLPFRLDTQLQRLETGANAGFQLAFNTGFAMAFVSALFILFYIKERTTRAKLLQFVSGVNVTFFWTISYLWDYMVFVLSAIFYIVTLAIIQQDGWSTFDQLGRAFLVLLFYAFSSLPVTYLFAYMFHVPATGFVKMMLLNVLSGTIFFTAVSLLRFDGIDLQNVADVLEWIFLFFPSFSLTQSMNALNMVGGREALCQRACEQITICTEELKCLLVPQCCGTSAFTFDQQTGINRNLLFFTGIGLVSFAIILLVDYRVMKKIFSRKANNVDMANDQEDTDSDVLEEKRRIAACSDGELASYNLVLKELSKSYGKFAAVNKLSVGVRHSECFGLLGINGAGKTSTFKMMTGDENITAGDAWVNGINLRTDMNRVHKHIGYCPQFDALLEDLTGRETLHIFALMRGVRRREINGVSLTLAEELNFTKHLDKRTKAYSGGNKRKLSTALALIGNPSVVYLDEPTTGMDPGAKRQFWNVICKIRNSGKSIVLTSHSMEECEALCTRLAIMVNGEFKCLGSTQHLKNKFSEGFLLTVKTKRSQPDAAEKVKSFVTSQFTGAVLKEEYQDSLTFHIARSNQRWSTMFGLMETSKDRLGIEDYALGQTTLEQVFLFFTKYQRIVD, encoded by the exons ATGGCGTCAACTTCACGCTGGAGTAAGTTTGTATTGCTGCTGTGGAAGAACTGGATCATACAGAAGCGCCACTACATACAGACGGTGTTCGAAATTCTCATACCGGTGCTGTGCTGTGCCATGTTAATTGTTGTGCGAGGTTTGGTCGACCCGGACCAGGTACTCAAGCCAACGATCTTTGATCGTTTGCATATCGGATCGCTGACTGATCTTGAAGGTG TTTTTCCACCTGTGACGTTCAGTGTGGCATATTCACCACGAAATGCGATGCTGGAGAAGCTGCTAGAGGATGCACTACAAGACGAGATTAAAACTTTTCGTAATGTAGCATTAATTCCCACGGAAAATGCACGTGAATTAGAAAGTCGTCTAATGCAGAGCAACTACATAGGTGGTATCGAGTTCTCGGATAGCTATGCA AATAGAACCGATTTGCCACAAAAGCTTCGGTTCGCAGTTCGTCTTCCGGGTGAACTGCGCTTCACCGGATGGACGTTCGGTAATTGGCGTACTAACTTCATGGTCGTACCGTTCGTGCAGGGCCTACGGAATGCAAACCAATCGGATGGTGGTAGTCCGAATTATTACCGCGAAGGGTTCCTCTCGCTTCAGGCCGCTATTTCACGAACGTTCATACGACGGCAGAGTGCCCAATACGCACTGCCCGATGTGTCACTGCAG CGATTTCCTTATCCACCGTACTATGAAGATTTGGTGCTGGTAGCAATGGAACGTTTACTGCCGATGATTATACTGATATCGTTTTTCTACACCTGCATCAATACGGTGAAATTCATCACCATCGAGAAGGAAAAGCAGCTAAAGGAAGCGATGAAGATCATGGGCCTGCCGAACTGGTTGCACTGGACGGCTTGGTTCGTACGGTGTGTCATCTTGCTGCTGATTACAATCTCGCTGCTAGTGTTCCTAATCAGC GCAAATCTAACATCAAACACCGATTTATCCGTAATCGAATACGCCGACTGGACGGTACTgtggttcttcttcttcacgtACATTTTGGTAACGATATGCTTCTGTTTCATGATGAGTGTCTTCTTCGACAAAG CGAACACTGCCGCTGGAATTGCTGGACTAATGTGGTTCCTGTTCGCTATACCGTTCAACATTGCCGTGCAGAACTACGACGAGATGGCGATGGGGACGAAGATAGTTTCCAGCCTGCTCTCCAACACGGCCATGTCGTTCGGCATTATGAACATGATACGGCTGGAAGCAAATCAGGTCGGTTTGCAGTGGAGTAACCTCTTCTCCTCACCCTCGATGGGTGACGAATTCAGTGTCGGGCTGGTGATGGTAATGTTTGTGGTGGATGCACTGCTCTACCTGGCCATTGCTCTGTACGTCGAGCAGGTAATGCCCGGTGAGTTCGGTGTTGCCAAACCGTGGTATTTCCTTTTCACGCGTGATTTCTGGAAGCGGAATCGGATCGAGGATGGGCCCGGTGAACGGCAAAAGATGGAAAGCTCGGTATACTTCGAGCAAGAACCGAACATCGAACGTGCCGGCGTACGGATAGTGAATTTGCGCAAGGTGTACGGGAAGAAGGTGGCCGTGGAGGGACTAAATCTGAACATGTTCGATGGACAGATAACTGTCCTGCTCGGCCATAATGGTGCCGGTAAAACGACAACAATGTCCATGCTGACGGGAATGTTTTCACCCACCTCCGGTACGGCACTGGTTAATGGATACGATATAAGGAAGGATATCGAAGGTGTGCGCTTCTCGTTGGGTCTCTGTCCCCAGCACAATGTACTGTTTAACGAGTTGACTGTAGCGGAACACTTGAAGTTCTTCTCGCAGCTGAAGGGCGTACCGGGTGATAAGACGGCGAATGAGATAGAGAAGTATGTCACCCTGCTCGAACTGACCGACAAACGGAACGCCCAGTCACACACACTGTCCGGTGGCATGAAACGTAAGCTAGGCGTCGGGATTGCACTGTGCGGTGGATCACGGGTGGTTCTGCTCGATGAACCTACCTCCGGTATGGATCCGTCTGCCCGGCGTGCCCTGTGGGATCTGATCCAGAAGGAAAAGGTTGACCGTACGGTTATCCTTTCCACACACTTCATGGACGAAGCGGATGTACTGGGCGATCGGATAGCGATAATGGCGGAGGGCAAGCTGCGTGCAATCGGGTCACCGTTTTTCCTGAAGAAAAGTTTGGGTGCCGGTTATCGGTTGATCTGTGTGAAGGCATCGAACTGTGATAAGCAACGGGTGGTGGCTATACTGCGGAAGTACATCCCGGATGTGCGTATCGAAACGGACATCGGGACCGAGCTGTCGTTTGTGTTACGGGAGGGATATTTGAAGGTGTTTCAGCCGATGCTGGAAGAGTTGGAGGACAACATGGGTAGCTGCGGTATATCGAGCTACGGGATATCGCTTACCACAATGGAGGAAGTGTTTTTACG CGCCGGAAGTGATTCGCACAACACGGACCATTCAATGACAGCGACCAATGACCATGGATCTGTAGATATGAGTGAAAGCAGCGATATAT ATTCACTCGAAGGACTTACTCTCCTGGACGGTTCGAAGCGGTTATTCCAACAAATTTATGCGcaattttacaaaaagttCCTCACAACTATTCGCAGCTGGATAACCCTTTCACTGCAGATGCTAATTCCAGTATTGTTTGTGTTGCTGTCCTATCTAATTTACCTTAACTCTTCAGCTGGGCGAGATCTTCCCGAGTTGAAGTTAAACTTCGATGGATACACTGCGTCCTTGACGGTGCTGGAAACAACCGACGGTCAAGAAGCCGTTACTGCAGCTTTTCGCGAACGGTTCCGACAGGAGCCACAGGTACATCAGCTAGTTGTGATCGAAGAAGATATGACTACCTATATACTGAACAAG gCAGCGCAGGATATCGCAGCATTTAATACCCGTTATTGGGTAGGAGCTTCCCTGAACAGCTCCATCTGTACGGCGTGGTTTAACAACAAAGCGTACCACAGTGCACCGCTGGCAGTCAATCTGATCTATAATGCGATTCTACAATCGCTCTGTCCGGACTGTGAGTTGCAGATTAGCAATAAACCCTTGCCATTCCGATTGGACACACAGCTACAGCGCTTGGAAACAGGAGCGAATGCAGGCTTTCAGTTAGCATTTAACACCGGTTTCGCAATGGCATTCGTGTCGGCACTGTTCATCCTGTTCTACATCAAGGAACGTACAACACGCGCCAAACTATTGCAGTTTGTAAGTGGCGTTAATGTCACGTTCTTCTGGACGATCTCTTATCTGTGGGATTATATGGTGTTTGTATTGTCAGCGATATTCTACATCGTAACGCTTGCCATCATACAGCAGGACGGTTGGAgtacgttcgatcagctgggCAGAGCATTTTTGGTGTTACTGTTTTACGCCTTCTCAAGCTTGCCGGTAACATATCTGTTCGCGTACATGTTCCACGTGCCCGCTACCGGGTTCGTAAAGATGATGCTGCTAAACGTGCTATCCGGTACGATCTTCTTTACCGCCGTTTCACTGTTGCGCTTCGATGGCATCGATTTACAGAATGTGGCGGACGTGCTCGAGTGGATCTTTTTATTCTTCCCGAGCTTCTCGCTGACGCAGAGTATGAACGCACTAAATATGGTCGGTGGTCGGGAAGCACTGTGTCAGCGAGCATGCGAACAGATAACGATCTGCACGGAGGAACTGAAATGTTTGCTAGTGCCGCAGTGTTGTGGTACGAGTGCGTTTACCTTCGATCAGCAGACGGGCATCAATCGAAACTTGCTGTTCTTCACCGGTATTGGATTGGTATCGTTTGCGATCATACTGCTCGTGGACTATCGTgtgatgaagaagattttcTCCCGCAAAGCCAACAATGTCGACATGGCTAACGATCAGGAAGACACTGACTCGGATGTGCTGGAGGAGAAACGCCGGATAGCTGCTTGTAGCGATGGAGAGCTAGCATCGTACAATCTGGTGTTGAAAGAGCTTTCCAAAAGCTACGGTAAATTTGCGGCAGTGAACAAATTATCCGTTGGTGTGCGGCATTCGGAATGTTTCGGACTGCTTGGTATCAATGGGGCAGGGAAAACGTCCACCTTCAAGATGATGACCGGTGATGAGAACATAACGGCCGGTGATGCCTGGGTGAATGGGATCAATTTGCGTACGGATATGAATCGTGTGCACAAGCACATCGGCTACTGTCCACAGTTTGACGCACTGTTGGAAGATCTGACCGGTCGCGAAACACTGCACATCTTCGCCCTGATGCGTGGCGTTCGCCGAAGAGAGATTAATGGTGTGTCACTTACGCTGGCGGAAGAGTTGAACTTTACGAAGCATCTCGACAAGCGGACGAAAGCGTACAGTGGAGGTAACAAGCGCAAGCTCAGCACGGCATTGGCACTGATTGGCAACCCGTCGGTGGTGTACTTGGACGAACCGACTACGGGCATGGATCCGGGAGCTAAACGACAGTTTTGGAACGTGATTTGCAAGATTCGCAATTCGGGCAAATCGATCGTACTGACGTCACACAGTATGGAAGAATGTGAGGCACTATGCACCAGGTTAGCCATCATGGTGAATGGCGAGTTTAAGTGTCTCGGTTCGACGCAACATTTGAAGAACAAATTCTCGGAAGGATTTCTGCTCACGGTCAAGACAAAACGCAGTCAGCCGGATGCCGCCGAGAAGGTTAAATCGTTCGTAACTAGTCAATTTACGGGAGCTGTGTTAAA GGAAGAGTACCAGGACTCGCTAACGTTTCACATCGCACGCAGCAACCAACGGTGGTCGACCATGTTTGGTCTGATGGAAACATCAAAGGATCGGCTCGGTATTGAGGATTATGCTCTCGGGCAAACAACGCTCGAGCAGGTGTTCCTGTTTTTCACCAAATATCAAAGAATCGTAGACTAA
- the LOC125771932 gene encoding phospholipid-transporting ATPase ABCA3-like isoform X2, which produces MHEHKSSPPKSSTMASTSRWSKFVLLLWKNWIIQKRHYIQTVFEILIPVLCCAMLIVVRGLVDPDQVLKPTIFDRLHIGSLTDLEGVFPPVTFSVAYSPRNAMLEKLLEDALQDEIKTFRNVALIPTENARELESRLMQSNYIGGIEFSDSYANRTDLPQKLRFAVRLPGELRFTGWTFGNWRTNFMVVPFVQGLRNANQSDGGSPNYYREGFLSLQAAISRTFIRRQSAQYALPDVSLQRFPYPPYYEDLVLVAMERLLPMIILISFFYTCINTVKFITIEKEKQLKEAMKIMGLPNWLHWTAWFVRCVILLLITISLLVFLISANLTSNTDLSVIEYADWTVLWFFFFTYILVTICFCFMMSVFFDKANTAAGIAGLMWFLFAIPFNIAVQNYDEMAMGTKIVSSLLSNTAMSFGIMNMIRLEANQVGLQWSNLFSSPSMGDEFSVGLVMVMFVVDALLYLAIALYVEQVMPGEFGVAKPWYFLFTRDFWKRNRIEDGPGERQKMESSVYFEQEPNIERAGVRIVNLRKVYGKKVAVEGLNLNMFDGQITVLLGHNGAGKTTTMSMLTGMFSPTSGTALVNGYDIRKDIEGVRFSLGLCPQHNVLFNELTVAEHLKFFSQLKGVPGDKTANEIEKYVTLLELTDKRNAQSHTLSGGMKRKLGVGIALCGGSRVVLLDEPTSGMDPSARRALWDLIQKEKVDRTVILSTHFMDEADVLGDRIAIMAEGKLRAIGSPFFLKKSLGAGYRLICVKASNCDKQRVVAILRKYIPDVRIETDIGTELSFVLREGYLKVFQPMLEELEDNMGSCGISSYGISLTTMEEVFLRAGSDSHNTDHSMTATNDHGSVDMSESSDIYSLEGLTLLDGSKRLFQQIYAQFYKKFLTTIRSWITLSLQMLIPVLFVLLSYLIYLNSSAGRDLPELKLNFDGYTASLTVLETTDGQEAVTAAFRERFRQEPQVHQLVVIEEDMTTYILNKAAQDIAAFNTRYWVGASLNSSICTAWFNNKAYHSAPLAVNLIYNAILQSLCPDCELQISNKPLPFRLDTQLQRLETGANAGFQLAFNTGFAMAFVSALFILFYIKERTTRAKLLQFVSGVNVTFFWTISYLWDYMVFVLSAIFYIVTLAIIQQDGWSTFDQLGRAFLVLLFYAFSSLPVTYLFAYMFHVPATGFVKMMLLNVLSGTIFFTAVSLLRFDGIDLQNVADVLEWIFLFFPSFSLTQSMNALNMVGGREALCQRACEQITICTEELKCLLVPQCCGTSAFTFDQQTGINRNLLFFTGIGLVSFAIILLVDYRVMKKIFSRKANNVDMANDQEDTDSDVLEEKRRIAACSDGELASYNLVLKELSKSYGKFAAVNKLSVGVRHSECFGLLGINGAGKTSTFKMMTGDENITAGDAWVNGINLRTDMNRVHKHIGYCPQFDALLEDLTGRETLHIFALMRGVRRREINGVSLTLAEELNFTKHLDKRTKAYSGGNKRKLSTALALIGNPSVVYLDEPTTGMDPGAKRQFWNVICKIRNSGKSIVLTSHSMEECEALCTRLAIMVNGEFKCLGSTQHLKNKFSEGFLLTVKTKRSQPDAAEKVKSFVTSQFTGAVLKEEYQDSLTFHIARSNQRWSTMFGLMETSKDRLGIEDYALGQTTLEQVFLFFTKYQRIVD; this is translated from the exons ATGCATGAGCACAAAAG CTCACCTCCTAAATCCTCCACAATGGCGTCAACTTCACGCTGGAGTAAGTTTGTATTGCTGCTGTGGAAGAACTGGATCATACAGAAGCGCCACTACATACAGACGGTGTTCGAAATTCTCATACCGGTGCTGTGCTGTGCCATGTTAATTGTTGTGCGAGGTTTGGTCGACCCGGACCAGGTACTCAAGCCAACGATCTTTGATCGTTTGCATATCGGATCGCTGACTGATCTTGAAGGTG TTTTTCCACCTGTGACGTTCAGTGTGGCATATTCACCACGAAATGCGATGCTGGAGAAGCTGCTAGAGGATGCACTACAAGACGAGATTAAAACTTTTCGTAATGTAGCATTAATTCCCACGGAAAATGCACGTGAATTAGAAAGTCGTCTAATGCAGAGCAACTACATAGGTGGTATCGAGTTCTCGGATAGCTATGCA AATAGAACCGATTTGCCACAAAAGCTTCGGTTCGCAGTTCGTCTTCCGGGTGAACTGCGCTTCACCGGATGGACGTTCGGTAATTGGCGTACTAACTTCATGGTCGTACCGTTCGTGCAGGGCCTACGGAATGCAAACCAATCGGATGGTGGTAGTCCGAATTATTACCGCGAAGGGTTCCTCTCGCTTCAGGCCGCTATTTCACGAACGTTCATACGACGGCAGAGTGCCCAATACGCACTGCCCGATGTGTCACTGCAG CGATTTCCTTATCCACCGTACTATGAAGATTTGGTGCTGGTAGCAATGGAACGTTTACTGCCGATGATTATACTGATATCGTTTTTCTACACCTGCATCAATACGGTGAAATTCATCACCATCGAGAAGGAAAAGCAGCTAAAGGAAGCGATGAAGATCATGGGCCTGCCGAACTGGTTGCACTGGACGGCTTGGTTCGTACGGTGTGTCATCTTGCTGCTGATTACAATCTCGCTGCTAGTGTTCCTAATCAGC GCAAATCTAACATCAAACACCGATTTATCCGTAATCGAATACGCCGACTGGACGGTACTgtggttcttcttcttcacgtACATTTTGGTAACGATATGCTTCTGTTTCATGATGAGTGTCTTCTTCGACAAAG CGAACACTGCCGCTGGAATTGCTGGACTAATGTGGTTCCTGTTCGCTATACCGTTCAACATTGCCGTGCAGAACTACGACGAGATGGCGATGGGGACGAAGATAGTTTCCAGCCTGCTCTCCAACACGGCCATGTCGTTCGGCATTATGAACATGATACGGCTGGAAGCAAATCAGGTCGGTTTGCAGTGGAGTAACCTCTTCTCCTCACCCTCGATGGGTGACGAATTCAGTGTCGGGCTGGTGATGGTAATGTTTGTGGTGGATGCACTGCTCTACCTGGCCATTGCTCTGTACGTCGAGCAGGTAATGCCCGGTGAGTTCGGTGTTGCCAAACCGTGGTATTTCCTTTTCACGCGTGATTTCTGGAAGCGGAATCGGATCGAGGATGGGCCCGGTGAACGGCAAAAGATGGAAAGCTCGGTATACTTCGAGCAAGAACCGAACATCGAACGTGCCGGCGTACGGATAGTGAATTTGCGCAAGGTGTACGGGAAGAAGGTGGCCGTGGAGGGACTAAATCTGAACATGTTCGATGGACAGATAACTGTCCTGCTCGGCCATAATGGTGCCGGTAAAACGACAACAATGTCCATGCTGACGGGAATGTTTTCACCCACCTCCGGTACGGCACTGGTTAATGGATACGATATAAGGAAGGATATCGAAGGTGTGCGCTTCTCGTTGGGTCTCTGTCCCCAGCACAATGTACTGTTTAACGAGTTGACTGTAGCGGAACACTTGAAGTTCTTCTCGCAGCTGAAGGGCGTACCGGGTGATAAGACGGCGAATGAGATAGAGAAGTATGTCACCCTGCTCGAACTGACCGACAAACGGAACGCCCAGTCACACACACTGTCCGGTGGCATGAAACGTAAGCTAGGCGTCGGGATTGCACTGTGCGGTGGATCACGGGTGGTTCTGCTCGATGAACCTACCTCCGGTATGGATCCGTCTGCCCGGCGTGCCCTGTGGGATCTGATCCAGAAGGAAAAGGTTGACCGTACGGTTATCCTTTCCACACACTTCATGGACGAAGCGGATGTACTGGGCGATCGGATAGCGATAATGGCGGAGGGCAAGCTGCGTGCAATCGGGTCACCGTTTTTCCTGAAGAAAAGTTTGGGTGCCGGTTATCGGTTGATCTGTGTGAAGGCATCGAACTGTGATAAGCAACGGGTGGTGGCTATACTGCGGAAGTACATCCCGGATGTGCGTATCGAAACGGACATCGGGACCGAGCTGTCGTTTGTGTTACGGGAGGGATATTTGAAGGTGTTTCAGCCGATGCTGGAAGAGTTGGAGGACAACATGGGTAGCTGCGGTATATCGAGCTACGGGATATCGCTTACCACAATGGAGGAAGTGTTTTTACG CGCCGGAAGTGATTCGCACAACACGGACCATTCAATGACAGCGACCAATGACCATGGATCTGTAGATATGAGTGAAAGCAGCGATATAT ATTCACTCGAAGGACTTACTCTCCTGGACGGTTCGAAGCGGTTATTCCAACAAATTTATGCGcaattttacaaaaagttCCTCACAACTATTCGCAGCTGGATAACCCTTTCACTGCAGATGCTAATTCCAGTATTGTTTGTGTTGCTGTCCTATCTAATTTACCTTAACTCTTCAGCTGGGCGAGATCTTCCCGAGTTGAAGTTAAACTTCGATGGATACACTGCGTCCTTGACGGTGCTGGAAACAACCGACGGTCAAGAAGCCGTTACTGCAGCTTTTCGCGAACGGTTCCGACAGGAGCCACAGGTACATCAGCTAGTTGTGATCGAAGAAGATATGACTACCTATATACTGAACAAG gCAGCGCAGGATATCGCAGCATTTAATACCCGTTATTGGGTAGGAGCTTCCCTGAACAGCTCCATCTGTACGGCGTGGTTTAACAACAAAGCGTACCACAGTGCACCGCTGGCAGTCAATCTGATCTATAATGCGATTCTACAATCGCTCTGTCCGGACTGTGAGTTGCAGATTAGCAATAAACCCTTGCCATTCCGATTGGACACACAGCTACAGCGCTTGGAAACAGGAGCGAATGCAGGCTTTCAGTTAGCATTTAACACCGGTTTCGCAATGGCATTCGTGTCGGCACTGTTCATCCTGTTCTACATCAAGGAACGTACAACACGCGCCAAACTATTGCAGTTTGTAAGTGGCGTTAATGTCACGTTCTTCTGGACGATCTCTTATCTGTGGGATTATATGGTGTTTGTATTGTCAGCGATATTCTACATCGTAACGCTTGCCATCATACAGCAGGACGGTTGGAgtacgttcgatcagctgggCAGAGCATTTTTGGTGTTACTGTTTTACGCCTTCTCAAGCTTGCCGGTAACATATCTGTTCGCGTACATGTTCCACGTGCCCGCTACCGGGTTCGTAAAGATGATGCTGCTAAACGTGCTATCCGGTACGATCTTCTTTACCGCCGTTTCACTGTTGCGCTTCGATGGCATCGATTTACAGAATGTGGCGGACGTGCTCGAGTGGATCTTTTTATTCTTCCCGAGCTTCTCGCTGACGCAGAGTATGAACGCACTAAATATGGTCGGTGGTCGGGAAGCACTGTGTCAGCGAGCATGCGAACAGATAACGATCTGCACGGAGGAACTGAAATGTTTGCTAGTGCCGCAGTGTTGTGGTACGAGTGCGTTTACCTTCGATCAGCAGACGGGCATCAATCGAAACTTGCTGTTCTTCACCGGTATTGGATTGGTATCGTTTGCGATCATACTGCTCGTGGACTATCGTgtgatgaagaagattttcTCCCGCAAAGCCAACAATGTCGACATGGCTAACGATCAGGAAGACACTGACTCGGATGTGCTGGAGGAGAAACGCCGGATAGCTGCTTGTAGCGATGGAGAGCTAGCATCGTACAATCTGGTGTTGAAAGAGCTTTCCAAAAGCTACGGTAAATTTGCGGCAGTGAACAAATTATCCGTTGGTGTGCGGCATTCGGAATGTTTCGGACTGCTTGGTATCAATGGGGCAGGGAAAACGTCCACCTTCAAGATGATGACCGGTGATGAGAACATAACGGCCGGTGATGCCTGGGTGAATGGGATCAATTTGCGTACGGATATGAATCGTGTGCACAAGCACATCGGCTACTGTCCACAGTTTGACGCACTGTTGGAAGATCTGACCGGTCGCGAAACACTGCACATCTTCGCCCTGATGCGTGGCGTTCGCCGAAGAGAGATTAATGGTGTGTCACTTACGCTGGCGGAAGAGTTGAACTTTACGAAGCATCTCGACAAGCGGACGAAAGCGTACAGTGGAGGTAACAAGCGCAAGCTCAGCACGGCATTGGCACTGATTGGCAACCCGTCGGTGGTGTACTTGGACGAACCGACTACGGGCATGGATCCGGGAGCTAAACGACAGTTTTGGAACGTGATTTGCAAGATTCGCAATTCGGGCAAATCGATCGTACTGACGTCACACAGTATGGAAGAATGTGAGGCACTATGCACCAGGTTAGCCATCATGGTGAATGGCGAGTTTAAGTGTCTCGGTTCGACGCAACATTTGAAGAACAAATTCTCGGAAGGATTTCTGCTCACGGTCAAGACAAAACGCAGTCAGCCGGATGCCGCCGAGAAGGTTAAATCGTTCGTAACTAGTCAATTTACGGGAGCTGTGTTAAA GGAAGAGTACCAGGACTCGCTAACGTTTCACATCGCACGCAGCAACCAACGGTGGTCGACCATGTTTGGTCTGATGGAAACATCAAAGGATCGGCTCGGTATTGAGGATTATGCTCTCGGGCAAACAACGCTCGAGCAGGTGTTCCTGTTTTTCACCAAATATCAAAGAATCGTAGACTAA